CTTTGCCGCTCGATGCTGCAGGCATGTTTGACACCCTCATCACCGTTGGCGGCGAAGGACACGGCACGGCCATGCACTGCCCTGCCCTGCGCGCCTTCCTTCAACGCCACAGCAGCCGCACGCGCCGCATGTGCAGTGTGTGCTCCGGGGCGTTCGTGCTGGCTGCCGCAGGCCTGCTGCAGGGCCGGCGCGTGACCACGCATTGGCAGCAGGCGCAGAAATTCAGCCAAATGTTTGCCGATATCAGGCTCGAGCCTGATGCCATTTTCATCCATGACGGGCCTGTGTGGACCTCGGCTGGCATCAGTGCAGGCATTGACCTTGCCCTGGCACTGATAACGCAGGACCATGGGGAAGATATCGCCCGCCAGACCGCCCGGCAGATGGTTGTGTTCCATCGCCGCCCCGGCGGGCAATCACAGTTTTCGGCCCTGCTGGAAATGGGAGGAGGTGCGGCGCGCTTTGATGCCCTGCTGGGCTGGATACGCGCCCATCTGTCGCAACGCCTGACCATAGAGGTGCTGGCAGAGCGGATGGCCATGAGCCCGCGCCATTTTTCCCGCGCCTTTCAGGCCTCTGTCGGAACCAGCCCGGCAAAGGCGGTTGAACGGCTGCGTGTAGAGGCGGCGCATGAACGGATCGTGCATTCCGCAATGCCCATCGAGGCTGTTGCGACCATCACGGGATTTCATGACCCCGAGCGCATGCGGCGGGCGTTCGTGCGTGTGTTCGGGTTGCCGCCACAGGCCATCCGTCGCGCGGCACGATGACCGGGTTCAGGCAGATGGGCACCCTGCCTGCGCCAGTAATGGCATGACCGCCACCTCGACCAGCACGACCGGGAAACCTGATGCGACACGTCCCCCAACTCATGATCGTGATGCTCTCGTGTCTCGCACTTCTGCCAGTCGTGGCGCGCGCGCATGACCGTTCCCCTCAGGACATGCCAGCCGTCAGCACGGACAAGGGCCGGAGCGAGCGGATTTTCAGCCTGCCGCTGAGTGATGGGGCGCAATTACGGGTGCTGTTTGCCACCCCGGCCAGACCGCGGGGAGTGATCATCATGCTACCCGGCGGGGCGGGTGATCTCGGCCTTGAAGCAGATGGCCGCATCCGGCACGGCGACAATTTTGTCGTGCGCACGCGCGGCCTGTGGAACCAGCGAGGCTATGCCGTGCTCATTCCCGATACGCATGAGCATGCCAGCCTCAGGGGCCAGCGTAGTTCTCCCGCCTATGCCCGCATTGTTGCGGATCTCATCGCCTTCGCGCACCAGCAGGGGTCTCAAGCTGTTTTTGTGCTTGGCACGAGCCAGGGCAGCATCGCGGCCGTCAATGGCGCGGCCCATGCGCCAGCAGGCAGTATTGCCGGTGTCGTGCTGACGGAATCCGTGTCCGTCATGGGGGGCAGCAGGGAAACGGTTGTCAGCGCTGATCCGCAAAACATACACGCACCCGTTCTTGTCGTGGCCAACCGCAATGACCGGTGCAACGTGGCGCCCCCCCAGGCCGCCCGGCAGATTGCAGATGCCATGACGGCCAGCCGGGACATACATGTGCTGATGGTGGCGGGTGGCACCACCCGATTAAAAAAAGCCTGCGGCTCACTTACCCCACATGGTTATTACGGTATTGAAGCGCAGGTAATTGACGCCATCAGCCAATGGCTCGATACCCACGCCTGATGCGCCATCCTGGCACTGTAAGTGCTGCCTTTGGAGCAGCCTGAAAATCATCGGGCCATTTTGGGTTAGGCCTTGATTTCAGGGCGGAATTAACTACTCGAAAAAATGCAGTGCGTCATATGAAATCAGATGCAGAAAATGCATGACTGGATTTACCGACAAGCGCTGGTCTTTCATTCTCCAAATCCATATTTGCGCCTGAATAATTTTTTCGTGAGCAATGCGGATGAAAAATACCGGTCTTTCGGCAGGCATGATGCTGGCGTTTGCGGCATACGCTTCGTTTTCGATCAGTGATGCCTATTCCAAGCTGCTGGCAGGCCGGATCGACCCGTTTGAGGTCGCGTTTTTTGGCGGTGTCTTTGGCCTGCTGCTCATCCCCTTCATCCGGGGGAAAAACGACTCCTACCGCGACCTGTTCGTGGTCCCTAATCCCATGATGTGGCTGGTACGGGCGCTCTCGACCTTTGCCGCCACGGCGGCGAGCGTCGAGGCCTTCATGCTCCTGCCCATGCCGGAAGCCTTTTCGCTCATTTTCCTCATGCCGCTTTTCGTGACCGTCCTCTCGGTCGTGCTGCTGCGCGAGAAAGTGTCCACGCTGGGGTGGCTATCGGTCATCGTGGGCTTTATCGGCGTGCTGATCGTGCTGCGGCCCGGCCTGCGCGCATTGCAGTTCGGGCATCTGTGCGCCCTGATCGCGGCAGCCGCCAATGCCGTGGGCGTCATTGCCTACCGCCTGTCGGGTCGCAACACGCCGCGCCTGTCCATGTTCAGTTCCAGCCTGTGCGGCCCCCTGCTGGGTAACGGCATGCTGATGCTGGCCCATGCAAGCTGGCCGCAGGGCAGCACAATCTGGATGTTCCTGTTCGGCTATGGCTTCCTGGCCGCACTGGGGCAGTTGCTGATGATGATGTCCGCTACCCGTGCCACGGCCAGCGCAATCGCCCTGCCGCAATACAGCCAGATGCTGTGGGCCGTGGCCTTCAGTTTCTATGTCTTCCATGAACCGCTTGATAACTGGACCTTTGTGGGCATTGCGGTCATTACCGCGTCAGGTCTGTTCAAATGGGCCTATCCACGTCTGATCGGCAGGATGGTACCCATGCGGCACCAGCAGGCTGCATAAAAACTGTTTGCAAACCACGCATTGATAAAAGCATTTTGAATGCCGCCTTTTCTGAGAAAAGGCGGCATTTTTCATGATGGCGTGCCAGCCGGGATGCCAGTAAAAAACGGTTGGCGTGGCAGATGAAGAGGCGCTGGACCTGTGGGCATCTGTGCTTCGGGCAGCCAAGGAGCGGATCGTGCTCCTGTTTACGCAAAAACGTGTCGCAGCTTCTGCGTGTGCTTTCCCCGATGTCCTGATTGATGACCATGAACCGCGCAGGCCGGGATGATAGCGTGCGAAATTACCCGGCCCGTGACGGCAACAGATGCTTTCTGGTCATGGGCAATCGGATACCGATGTCTTTCGTGATGTATTAATGTTATTTTATTATGAATTACAGGTTATGAACATAATAATTATGTTAATTCCATACCATTTTCATGGACAGTATCAGTAATGAAAAATATATTATCTAAAGTTATTTTTCAGGTGTTTTTAGATGACAAGATATTTTCCGTTTGCTCTGGTTTCAGTTCTATGTGGCATCTGGCACACATCCGCATGGGCAGGTGAGTGCTATAATCTGGCCAATCACGAACCATCAAAACTGACCGGAACGCTTGAATACGTCATGTTTCCCGGGCCGCCAAATTATGAAGACATACAAAAGGGCGATACACCTGAACCCGAATATATATTAAAGCTTCAGGACCCCATATGCATTACTGGCGATGATTCTGCTGATCCGAGCAACCATTTTCAGGCCGTACAACTGTCTTCTGAAAAAGAAGAACCATTTCGTGCATTCCTCCATAAAAATGTGACGGTGCAACTCACAAACCAGATGGCTGCAGAAACCGGGCACCACCATGAACCACTCGTTGCAACGGTAACTTCCATTGCACCGGCACAGGCAAAGCCCATGGATTTTACGGATGAATACGGAACGGCGGCCACGACCATACGGGCCTTCTATACAGCATTGCACGATGCGCAGGGGGCTGATGCCGCAGCCATGGTCATTCCCGAAAAACGCACTACGGCGGCTTTTTCACCATCAAATCTTACCAGATTTTATGGGAGCCTGACCGACCCGATAAGCGTGCTGGATATTGCACAGGAAAATGACAGCACTTTTATTGTGCATTATCATTACGTAATAAAGTCCCGGGTTTGCGATGGCAGGGCAACAGTCACAACGACCATGCGCAACGGACAGAATTTTATCCAGGGCATCCGGGCCATGAATGGCTGCTAGAGCAGATCCTGCTTGAATGCGTGCATTCAAGCAGGTGAAGATGCTCGTAAAAGCAATAAACCAGTGCATTTCCACCGAACCGGTTTTCGGTGGAAATGCTCTAGGCTCAGGACTTATTCTTTGAAACAGAAGATGAATTTTGCTGCGATCTGGATGGCGGACAGGCAGGCTCTGGTCATCACACACGGCATGCAGCTTCGCGTTAAGACTACTTTTCTTGAGCAGCAAAGGCGCTTTCTTTGATCGACCCGCCTGTTCACTCAAAGCCGCAAAGATCCGGTCAAAAATGCCCGAGCCGCTCCAGCGGATGAACCAGTTGCGAACCATATGCTCCCGGCACATCCTTCCACTAAAGCCCGTTACGGATCACAGACATGATCCCACTGAACATGAGGCGATCATCCACGAGAACCTGTGAATTACAGAACACCGCACAATGCAATACACCAATATGGCCTGATCCTGGTTCAGGCCATATGGTTATTTCTTTTCAGCCTGACCGGAGACCGCCTGTTCTTCGCATGCCCTGCGCATTGCGGGCATGATCTTGCGGGGCTGCCTGAACCATGTTTCCAGATCCTTGGGTGCCATGGGTTTGGCGAACAGGTAGCCCTGCATGACATCACAGTGCAGGCTTTCCAGAAGCGCGTATTGTGCTTCCGTCTCCACCCCTTCGGTCACGACAGTCATGCCCAGACGGTTACCGATGCCGATCACCGCTGTTGTCACGGCCTGCGCATTGGCATCGTGCTCAAGATTCATGATGAAGCTGCGGTCAATCTTGATTTCCGTCAGCGGCAGGCGGGTCAGCCGTGACAGCGATGAGTAGCCCGTGCCAAAATCATCCATGGACAGGCCGACATTCAGGGCACGGATGGCGTGCAGGACATCCATCGTATCCTTGTTTTCATCCATCATCACGCTTTCGGTAATCTCCACCGTCAGCCGTGCCGGGGCAATGCCAAACCGGGTCAGCAGGTTCGAGATCATTTCGGGCAACTGACGTTTACGAAAATGACCGGCTGACAGGTTGACCGATACGGCCGGAATCATGATCCCATCGCGGTCCCATGCCACGATCTGGCGGCAGGCTTCTTCCAGGCACCATGCGCCAATCGCCTCGATCTGTCCGGTATCCTCCGCAACTGCAATGAAACGGGATGGGAAAATATTGCCCAGATGCGGATGATGCCAGCGCGATAGCGCCTCCACGCCATAGAGCGCGCCAGTTTTGGCCTCGATCTGTGGCTGGTAATGCAGGTTGAGCAGTCCCTTCGCCAGGGAATCACGCAAGGCGGAACCAAGGACAAGGCGGTCCTGTGCCGCGGCATGGTCCTCTGGCGTGGCAACGCGGAATGTACCGCGGGCATCTTTCTTGGCAAGGCGCATCGCGGCTTCGGCATGACCGATCAGGGATTCACTGTCGGGCCCGTTTTCGGGGAACATGCTGATGCCCGCACTGATCGACGCGGTAATGAAGTTGCCCCCGATTTCAATGGGTTCTTCCATGCCCGCGATCAGCCTCTCGGCAAATGCCGTGGCCGGAGCCGCCTGTGTATCGGGCAATATGATGACGAACTCATCCCCGCCTGCGCGGCTGAGGATATAATGGCTCCGGCACAGGCTCTTGATCCGTGCCGCCACTGCCTTGAGGAAGTCATCGCCATTGGAGTGACCAAGCGCATCGTTGATATCGCGAAAGCGGTCAAGGTTGAGCATCAGCACGGCAAAATGATTGTCACCCGGTTTGCCGACAAGGTTCCTGAGGATTTTATGGATGGCGGTCCGGTTCAGGAAGCCGGTCAGCGGGTCATAATTGGCCAGCTGGGAAATATGGTGACGTGCCTCATACTGCTCGATCAGCACACTGCAGAAGGGAACACAGCCCGCCACGATTTTCTGCGGCCAGTTACTGACCGTGCTGGTATTGCGTGAAAACAGCGCGAATATGCCCGATATCTTGCCACTGCAGGCCTTGATGGCGGAGGCCCAGCAATTATGCAGACCCAGAGAAACCCCCAGCGAGCGGTAGCTTTCCCATACAACGGTGGCCGCCTCGTCAAGGTCATTGGACAGGGCCATGATGTCCGCATCAGAGAGCGTGACGTTTTCGAGTGCTGCGGCATAGCGCCGTGGCAGGCCGGGGCCCGACAGCACATGAAGCCGGTGGTCTTCATCGATCAGGACAAGGATGGCGACCGTGTTGGGGATGAAATTTTCCACCTCCCGGCACACAAGGTCAGCCACGTCCTGGATCTGCATATCGGTTGAAAGGGACTGGAACACTGTATTCTGCAGGTCCAGCAGTTTCTTGCGATGGTTTTCTTCCGTTACCGCCTTGATGGAGGCGAGGTAGTATTTTTTGCCTTTCGGGCCAGCCTTGCTTGCAGAGAGCGTCAGTTCCCCGGTGATGTAATCACCGTGCCTGTTCTCGAAGATGATTTCGCGCGTTGTGCCGACACTAGCGTCAAGATCTGCCGTGCTGTTACTGGCGGCGGGGGCATCGTGTTCATGGCAGCCGAAATCCGGCACCAGTTTCCGCACGTTCTGGCCACGGACTTCATCCTGCGCATAACCCCAGAGTTTTTCCGCCCCTTTATTAAAAAAGATGACGTCATTCCGGTCGTCCGTCACGATGATCGCTTCGGTCGCGTCAATCAGCAGGGTCAGGGCGGCATCACCCGATAATGCCGGCTTTGGAGAAGGCGGGGGAAGGAGCAACTTGTTCATGATGATAGGCCACAGTTCACAATTTGAAAGGCAGGGTGCCTGCCTGCATGAGGTAGAAAAGGCATACGGGGCGCTCTGACATCAGGCCGGTTGCAGCCCCAGTGTTTCCGCGCAGGCAGGGCGGCCGATCAGGAATCCCTGCCCTGCCACGCAGCCCTCGCCACGGAGCACTTCAAGCTGCCGGGGCGTTTCGATCCCTTCCGCCAGCACGGCGATGTTCATGGTACGGCCAAGCGCCAGGACCGAGCGGACAATGGCGGCGGCATCGGAATTGGTTTCGATCCCCTGCATGAAACTGCCATCAAGCTTGATCCGGTCGAACGGGAAGGAGCGCAGCGTATCAATGGACGAATAACCCGTGCCAAAATCATCCAGCGCGATTGAAACACCGAGTTCCTTGATCCGGCGTACGATTTCAAGCGCACGCTGCTTGTCATCAATGATTGAAGTTTCCGTTAACTCCAGCTCGAGCCGAGCGGGAGCAAGGCCGGTTTTTTCCAGCGTTTCCTTGACCAGCCGATACAGATCAGGATGAAAGAACTGCACCGGAGACAGGTTGACCGCCAGCTTGAACGGAACCTCCCACTTCGCGGCCTGTGCGCAGGCAGTCTGCAAAACCCATTCACCCAGCGGGATAATGAGGCCGTTTTCCTCGGCAACCGGAATAAACCGGGCTGGCGGCACGTCTCCGCGTTCGGGGCTGGTCCAGCGCAGCAGGGCCTCGTAGCCAAAGACCTCGCCCGTCGCAATGGCGGTCTGGACCTGATAGTGCAGGCTCAGTTCGCCTTTTTCCATTGCCGTCTTCAGGTCCGCCGCAAGCGCGCGCGCTTCGCGAACCGTTTCATCCATGGCAGGCTCGTAATAGGCAACGGTGCGCAGCGGGTCCGCCTTGGCGCGATACATGGCAAGATCGGCACGGGTTACAAGCGTTTCCTTGTCGGTCGCGTCTTTGGGGAACAGGGCCAGCCCTACGCTGCCGCCGGTTGTGACTTCGTAATCCTCGATCGGGATGGGCAGGTTGATGGCTTCCTCGATGCGGGCAACAAAGGCCTTGAGTTCATCGGGGTCGCTCGTCAGGTGGACTGCTGCAAATTCATCCCCGCCCAGACGGGCCACGAACTCACCTTCGCCCAGCATCTCGGTAAAACGGCTGGCAATGGTGACCAGAACGACATCACCTGCGGCATGTCCACGCACATCATTGATTTCCTTAAACTTGTTAAGGTCAATTCCGATCAGCGCGAACTGTGTTCCCTTTTCTTTTGCATCCTCGATCACCTGATCGAGATGATCGTTGAAGCTGACACGGTTGGGGAGCGATGTCAGGGCATCATGCAGCGCCATCTGCCGCATGCGTTCATAAGATTCCGCGCGCGTTGCATCATCAATCGAAAAACTGTTGCCGCCTGTCGCCACTAACAGAAGGGTCGTAATAGCCAGAGCCACGCCAAGCACGACAGGGGCATTGCCAGTCGCCATAAGCTCGGCGGACATCATATGCGTGCGCATGGCGGACACGCCGATAAAATGCAGCCCCGCGATAGCCGCGACAAACAGGACCGTAGCCAGGAATTCACGATGCCGGTTCGTGCTACGCAGCAGGCATTGCAGGGAAAGTGTACCAAAAGCAATGCCCAGCAACAGGGACAGCGCGATTGTTGGCAGGCTCCATGCCATATGCTCGCCAAATTCCACGGCATACATGCCTGAATTTCCACGGCATACATGCCTGAATAATGCATTCCGGCAATAGCAAGGCCGAGCACGGCGCCGCCGAGGGCTGGCCCCATCCGGCTCCTGCTGGTGGTGGCGATGACGGTGGCCGCCAGCACGCCCGCCGCAGCAGCCACAAACGAAAACAGCGTAAGCGGAATATTCAGCAGGCCCGCAACACCCGGCATATACGCCAGCAGCGCCAGAAAGTGGGTGCACCATATGGTCGTGGCACCTGCGGCCGCACATTGCAGGTACCATGAATGATTCTGCCGCCCTGGGGTCGCGGCAATGCGCGCCATGATGCGAACAGTA
This is a stretch of genomic DNA from Komagataeibacter xylinus. It encodes these proteins:
- a CDS encoding GlxA family transcriptional regulator; translated protein: MTRAIGFVLYPDFQLLDLSGPATAFELAGRISGQEHELKMLSSHGGLVQSSAKIAVQTLPLDAAGMFDTLITVGGEGHGTAMHCPALRAFLQRHSSRTRRMCSVCSGAFVLAAAGLLQGRRVTTHWQQAQKFSQMFADIRLEPDAIFIHDGPVWTSAGISAGIDLALALITQDHGEDIARQTARQMVVFHRRPGGQSQFSALLEMGGGAARFDALLGWIRAHLSQRLTIEVLAERMAMSPRHFSRAFQASVGTSPAKAVERLRVEAAHERIVHSAMPIEAVATITGFHDPERMRRAFVRVFGLPPQAIRRAAR
- a CDS encoding alpha/beta hydrolase; this encodes MRHVPQLMIVMLSCLALLPVVARAHDRSPQDMPAVSTDKGRSERIFSLPLSDGAQLRVLFATPARPRGVIIMLPGGAGDLGLEADGRIRHGDNFVVRTRGLWNQRGYAVLIPDTHEHASLRGQRSSPAYARIVADLIAFAHQQGSQAVFVLGTSQGSIAAVNGAAHAPAGSIAGVVLTESVSVMGGSRETVVSADPQNIHAPVLVVANRNDRCNVAPPQAARQIADAMTASRDIHVLMVAGGTTRLKKACGSLTPHGYYGIEAQVIDAISQWLDTHA
- a CDS encoding DMT family transporter — protein: MKNTGLSAGMMLAFAAYASFSISDAYSKLLAGRIDPFEVAFFGGVFGLLLIPFIRGKNDSYRDLFVVPNPMMWLVRALSTFAATAASVEAFMLLPMPEAFSLIFLMPLFVTVLSVVLLREKVSTLGWLSVIVGFIGVLIVLRPGLRALQFGHLCALIAAAANAVGVIAYRLSGRNTPRLSMFSSSLCGPLLGNGMLMLAHASWPQGSTIWMFLFGYGFLAALGQLLMMMSATRATASAIALPQYSQMLWAVAFSFYVFHEPLDNWTFVGIAVITASGLFKWAYPRLIGRMVPMRHQQAA
- a CDS encoding EAL domain-containing protein gives rise to the protein MNKLLLPPPSPKPALSGDAALTLLIDATEAIIVTDDRNDVIFFNKGAEKLWGYAQDEVRGQNVRKLVPDFGCHEHDAPAASNSTADLDASVGTTREIIFENRHGDYITGELTLSASKAGPKGKKYYLASIKAVTEENHRKKLLDLQNTVFQSLSTDMQIQDVADLVCREVENFIPNTVAILVLIDEDHRLHVLSGPGLPRRYAAALENVTLSDADIMALSNDLDEAATVVWESYRSLGVSLGLHNCWASAIKACSGKISGIFALFSRNTSTVSNWPQKIVAGCVPFCSVLIEQYEARHHISQLANYDPLTGFLNRTAIHKILRNLVGKPGDNHFAVLMLNLDRFRDINDALGHSNGDDFLKAVAARIKSLCRSHYILSRAGGDEFVIILPDTQAAPATAFAERLIAGMEEPIEIGGNFITASISAGISMFPENGPDSESLIGHAEAAMRLAKKDARGTFRVATPEDHAAAQDRLVLGSALRDSLAKGLLNLHYQPQIEAKTGALYGVEALSRWHHPHLGNIFPSRFIAVAEDTGQIEAIGAWCLEEACRQIVAWDRDGIMIPAVSVNLSAGHFRKRQLPEMISNLLTRFGIAPARLTVEITESVMMDENKDTMDVLHAIRALNVGLSMDDFGTGYSSLSRLTRLPLTEIKIDRSFIMNLEHDANAQAVTTAVIGIGNRLGMTVVTEGVETEAQYALLESLHCDVMQGYLFAKPMAPKDLETWFRQPRKIMPAMRRACEEQAVSGQAEKK
- a CDS encoding bifunctional diguanylate cyclase/phosphodiesterase — its product is MYAVEFGEHMAWSLPTIALSLLLGIAFGTLSLQCLLRSTNRHREFLATVLFVAAIAGLHFIGVSAMRTHMMSAELMATGNAPVVLGVALAITTLLLVATGGNSFSIDDATRAESYERMRQMALHDALTSLPNRVSFNDHLDQVIEDAKEKGTQFALIGIDLNKFKEINDVRGHAAGDVVLVTIASRFTEMLGEGEFVARLGGDEFAAVHLTSDPDELKAFVARIEEAINLPIPIEDYEVTTGGSVGLALFPKDATDKETLVTRADLAMYRAKADPLRTVAYYEPAMDETVREARALAADLKTAMEKGELSLHYQVQTAIATGEVFGYEALLRWTSPERGDVPPARFIPVAEENGLIIPLGEWVLQTACAQAAKWEVPFKLAVNLSPVQFFHPDLYRLVKETLEKTGLAPARLELELTETSIIDDKQRALEIVRRIKELGVSIALDDFGTGYSSIDTLRSFPFDRIKLDGSFMQGIETNSDAAAIVRSVLALGRTMNIAVLAEGIETPRQLEVLRGEGCVAGQGFLIGRPACAETLGLQPA